From Quercus robur chromosome 8, dhQueRobu3.1, whole genome shotgun sequence:
atggtacagaatgtccagctGGCAGGCACGGTACCAAAGATGGCtagaagggaaggccccattatcgggttctcggaggaggatgcaagacgcctacaccatccacacgacgatgcactcgtcgtcaccttgcgggcaggcgactacaacatccaccgggtgttggtcgacaacggtagttcggccgacatcaTGTATTATCCGgcattccaacaaatgaggattgatagaGAGCTgctaataccgacaaacgccccgctcgttggctTCGGGGGGAGTAggatattccctttgggcgccgTCACGTTACCGGTGACGGTAGGAGActacccccaacaaatcaccaaggacgtaacattcttggtggtcgattgctcgtcagcctacaatgctattattggacggCCCActctcaactcgtggaaggcggcaacatcaacataccagagactaatgaacaagatgttcgcacagcaaatcgggaggaacgtccaagtttatgtcgacgacatgctggtgaagagccggaaggaggaagaccatttggaagatctcaaggaaacattcggcacactccgatcctacaacatgaagctcaatccaggaaagtgcgcgtttggtgtaacggcaggaaaattcctaggattcatggtatctcaaagggggattgaagctaacccggacaaaatccgagccataatagagatggcccccccgagaaacgtgaaggaagtacagagccttaacggcaaggtagcggcattgaatagattcgtgtcgagagcgacggacaaatgtttacctttcttccgaacattgaaaaagtcattcgagtggacggacgagtgtcaacgagcattcgaggagttaaaaacctatctatcttcaccacctctactgagcccctcgcaaccaggtgaagagctcttcctctatttggccgtCTCCACtgtggccgtcagcgcggccttaatcagagaggaggacagggcacagaagcccgtgtactacgccagccgggcgctccgcggtgccgaggaaagataccaacctatggagaaactcgcttttgcgttggtcacggcggctcgcaagctcaagccctactttcaagcccataccgtgaacgtagtgaccgacaagcccttgcgaagggcactaagtaatcctgaggccgcaggtcgactgacgctgtgggcaatagaattgagtgagtttgacatcaagtatcgtccacgtgtggccatcaaaggacaagctgtagccgacttcatagctgagtttacgcatgacgcggacaagggggcagaagaacccccccagtggaacatctacaccgacggatcatccaataagcgagttggaggagccggcatagtattgctgtcacctgaaggagacaagattgaatgtatggtccgtctcgacttccccattaccaacaatgaagcagaatacgaagcggtagcagcaggactcgacctagccaaagccgccggagctgaaagtgtggtcgtgcattgcgactctcaagtcgtgaccaatcaagtaaacggagattatgaatgcaaaggggaaaggttgaagagatatctcgatcaagtgagggctagagtcgacgggctaaaagcaacgttcgtccagatccccaggggagacaaCGAGCTCgctgatcggctagccaaagccgcttcagcagaacacaTGATAACACTGGGTAATGTACTtccctttgttcaaatctttccgctaatagaccccgacaacatgcaggagatacgctccgaaagaaactggactacgccgatagcttcatacttaaaggacgggatattgcctgaggagaaggaggcagcgagaaagctaaaagtccgagcggcaaggttcgtcttgataaaagacattctttacaagagaggtttctcccgtccttaccaaagatgtctcggggttgaagaggcagactacgtgatgagggaagtacacgaaggaatatgcgggaaccattctggatcgcggtcgttggtgcacaaactgTTACGAGCTGGTtattactggccgaccatgcaaaaggatgctgagtcctatgttaaaagatgcgacaaatgccagaggttcagcaattttatcggacagccagctgaagagctgacccccataacggctccatggccgttcgctcagtggggactggacatcatgggacctttcccaacggcgataaggcagctaaagttcttggtagtgggcattgactacttcacgaaatgggtagaagcggaagccttggccaccattacagaaaagaacattagaagttttgtctggcggaacatagtatgtaggtttggtattcctagagtccttgtctcagataacgggaggcagttcgataacGGCCCCTTCCGTGATTTCTGCTCACaactaggaataaaaaaccactactcatcccccgcccatcctcaggctaacggtcaggttgaggtcacaaaccgatccttgctaaagattatcaaaactcggctcgagggggcaaagggcatatggccagaagaactgccaagcatactgtgggcatataggacaacggcgaggactccgacaggagagacaccgtttcgactgacctacgggagcgaggcagtcatcccagcggaagttgggctcacaagctacagggttcacaaccacgacgagggaaggaatgacgaatccatgaggctacagctggaccttatAGACGAGGTCAGGTCGGAAGCAGAAcagaggatcgctagataccaggatcgcatgtccaaacatttcaactcccgggtccgacaaagaagcttccaagttggagacctcgtactcaggagggtcatgggtacaactagagaccctacacaaggaaaactcggccccaactgggaaggaccctacagagttacgtcgtggaaaaggaaagggacataccacctggagacaatagacggagaaaagctaccacatccgtggaatgccgagcacttgaggaaatactaccagtgatagcgacacgacaaccagtttctcttttaagactttttgggaattattaacttttattggcactgtttaactatttttgctacaatattgtcgtgccttttttaagcccaagggggcaggcacttttcctttacgcattctACAATCAGATGCAatttttgatcttctacttgaaTATATGTCATTGCAATTGCCCACAAAAGTTAACGGAAACGATAGACGTCCGCAAGATGGACGGAttatcctacagggacgatcccACTACGTCCGCAAGATGGACGGAttatcctacagggacgatcccACTACGTCCGCAAGATGGACGGAttatcctacagggacgatcccACTacgtccacaaggtggacggatcgtcctacagggacgatcaccctgagtccacaaagtggacggatcactaaggtgatgaaacaaaagtccacaaagtggacggatcactaaggtgatgaaatataagtccacaaagtggacagatcactaaggtgatgaaacaaaagtccacaaagtggacggatcactaaggtgatgaaatatgagtccacaaagtggacggatcactaaggtagtgaaacataagtccacaaagtggacagatcactaaggtgatgaaacaaaagtccacaaagtggacggatcactaaggtgatgaaatataagtccacaaagtggacagatcactaaggtgatgaatcaaaagtccacaaagtggacggatcactaaggtgatgaaatatgagtccacaaagtggacggatcactaaggtagtgaaacataagtccacaaagtggacagatcactaaggtgatgaaacaaaagtccacaaagtggacggatcactaaggtgatgaaacaaaagtccacaaagtggacggatcactaaggtgatgaaatataagtccacaaagtggacagatcactaaggtgatgaatcaaaagtccacaaagtggacggatcactaaggtgatgaaatatgagtccacaaagtggacggatcactaaggtgatgaaatatgagtccacaaagtggacggatcactaaggtgatgaaatatgagtccacaaagtggacggatcactaaggtgatgaaacataagTCCACCAAGTGGACGGACTACTTAGGTGATGTGACAtaggtccacaaagtggacggatcacaaAGGTGATGCaattagtccacaaagtggatggatcACTAAGATGTTGaaatacatgaaataaagtCCTTGAGATGGACGGACTGTCCTACATGAAATAAAGTCCcaaggtggacggatacaatagATGGACGTTTTCGCAAAGTGGACGTATACTGGCTACGTTAAAATTTTCTACAAGTCCATTAAATACGCGATATATTTAAAAGTGATGAACaacgccacaaagtggacggtccGCATAATAAACCCCTCAAAACAGACGGAGAAGGAAAATCCTCACCGATGTAAATGCTCaatcaacacaagataacaagTCTGCAATGTGGACGGATAATCACAGATTaacaaatattctcacaaaaataatcccTCAAGAAGGTAGACGGAGTTTTAAACAGAGCaccaaacaaatataaaaagcaTGTGAACTTTTAAGCCAAAAGCCCCAAAGGCAAATgttcaatacaaaaaaaaagggacggtttgtcttaaaaaatgaataaaaaagaaagacggattgttcacaaaataaagtacatatgcatcaatctttcttttcttcagcatctgggacatccttcgacggggCGGACTCTCCGTCTCCCTGAGCAGCACCGTCTCCAAaaaggtcctccgtattttcggaggcgacggggagggcagaagtctgggcttggtcctcaagtttgaccattgtcaagtccagctctggataagccttcttgacttgacggaggGAATCATCGAATCCTTGGAGGAAGGAGTCCGACAGCTCGCCCAAACAGGACTCCGAGCATCGGTACTCCTCGACGGCTGCCACTTTAGCCTGACGGATCTCTTCTTTGAGTCGTTTTATCTCAGCTTCTTTGTTCTCTATGACCGTCAGCGAAGTGGCCGTCTTCTCCTCAAGCTCCTTCCTCGCCTgctcagaaagctccagcttcttctccatcttggaccTCCATCTCTGAagttgtccgagctcttcctccgtctgctgcgccttcgcgcgcacccggtccaagctactctcacggttgagacaccggtcaagtagtcccttcatcatgaccaaggactgcaaGTAGAAGAgagaccgtcacataatgtaaGTAACAGgaagaatgaaaaacaaaaacttatttgacaaacataaccaacctgagcgacggcgaagaggcccgtctcccccatggcctccgtcgaatggtttcccaggtcttcatagtcttctgccgtgatgatggacgacagtttctccaatgcatacttggagtcatcacgaagaagggaaggaggtctctcttgcttaTCGTCTGGGACCGCCATCAATCCTTTGCCCTTCCCCTGCTTCGCTGGGGTGACGGCCTTgttaccctcagccattaagccaaccacaggttcaagagagacctttggttgcttaaagGGACGGTCGGATTTTGTCGTCAGTTTCCTTTTAGGGACTGAAGCTGATGCCTTAGGAACCtcctcgccggattccctcttcttgacggcttgggaCTTGATCAAAGCTCTCCTCTTTGCGTcatccatctctgcaaataatgacggatgaaattaaaacaaaataaagcaaagtaAATGACAAAGTAAAGTTGACGGGCTTACGTTTGTGAACTCGCTCGTCGTATCTTATCGcttcttgggtgggctcaggaccgtcgcagtaccaatgtatggtcctcgggttcaccaacttcgcccaagtcctttcctccggcgtagtCTTCTTGCAAACCTTTTCAAGGAAGCTAAACTCCTCGAGGctgacttgtgggcgccgtctacctgcaaagaaagatgatcaagatatacacatataactggacggatatgaaaagcaacacaaaatttagacggatgcatacgtgtctgatttataactgcccaagttgtgtcgacgggcatgaactccgtctcccctggatggttcatccatctatcaccctccaggaagaagtaccgactcttccagtctctatttgagtctggggtctcaaagatcaccttcaacaaggggctccgactggcaaaactgtacatcccccttgatccagaaatctcgtctggacggtaacagtgaagaaattcacggaccgtcaatttcctttccccgtttgacattgcaccgtagagaatctccatggctatgaagaccctccaggcgttaggggatatctgggtgacggacaaccccagatactgcaagagttccctatgaagggtagaaagcgggaatcgaagtccagccttcaatGCCTGTTCGTACACTCCTACACCGTCTACCCCTTCGTaataacacttctccgacacatatggtagacggatggagacatagtctgggatttggaagttggtcctgaaggtgctgaaatgtctctccctgatgacggatgtaaacctatgaacagtccactctggcaacatgatgaactgccttagtccatcagcgcCTACAACGGACTCCAGTTGTTGATCCCCGTCATCATCGGAACCCTCTACTTCgactatctccacatcctcatttgttgaggatgaagaggaggcagacggactcctactttcgccggggctctcttggtctttatgaccggacgggtatacatcctcgtattccgtcccatcacgaaccaccgactggttacttgacgcactagacatttcctacaattgacaataaaacctaagaccgacgggtttgaaagtgttgacgagtatggaaagcctaacaacaatgcatggaagagaatgtaacttgactatagTAAATTAGAAGCACTTACCGAACTTAGCAGAGGACaggtgacggttggtgtaatcagCGAGTATTCGTCCTCGACGGATTGCACAGATAAGGTTGACGGCTTTGCTCTGACAGggttgacggcttcgctctgacaagtgttttctgagtgaaaattgaaaaatgaaagagtgaggcgccttatatatataggaagtgcacggaagacgaagcgacgcttcgatcctatacaacgaccattcagagagtgacacgtggcatgcttaataaatgctgacaacctgtcagtacgtaCCAACAGATTTGTACCTGCCATGTATCCGTCAACTGGATGATTCTCCCTTTGACGGGTTGATCCAGCTAGGACCGTCGTTCTATTTTGCATGAATCCGTCATATCCATATGTAAGGACCGTCACCCCACTGATCCTTTGACCTTAAAGGTGACGGATCAtcggggtgaagggggcaactgaagatgataaaatattgggcatgatgggcttaccttaatgggcctgacggattgggtctcttgggcctgcgtaggtatggtcccagctttgaaggcccatcactactgacgcagcaagggcccatgatccggtaatgagaatccttgctcaccacgtttggaagaattgggaatagagtcccacattgaaaagatgtgggaaccaaaaagggaaagtcaaccccttatcactataaaaggcgtaatacccacagaaatcgaggtatgctttgatgaaccctctctaacgcactaagtaaaacagaggaagtctaacttgaccgtcggagagtctttggccggcaccacaccggtgctctctgaaggattctttagtttgtttcgtcgtgcaggttcaattcgagtcgcgagtacggtgtgacccattggtgacggtaATCGACGTCATCAACTATcatcacatgtgactatacttttgtcacatttgatggttcctttgtttttttttttttttctcacatatGATGGTACCaccctcacattgtgtagtactaacatcacatgtgattgtaattttgtcacatttggtggttttcttatttttttctcacatttgatggtaccatcttCACATtatgcagtaccaacatcacatatgactgtacttttgtcacatttgatggttcctttattttttttctcacattggaaagaaagaataaaattttatattgaaattcCTGTGGAAAAAAATGTAggttgtatttcaaaattttcgtAAGCAAAGAATCCCACAAACCCACGGAGCTCTAAGAATCCCACAAGCCACGGAGCTCTAGAGTTTTTTCCTGTTCCGCAGTTTTCTCAGTTTGGTAGCAGCATATCTTCTTACCTTCAATGTCGATGATAAAAGATACAGTttcctctatctctctctacATCTCTCTTTGTTTGCGATATCTGCCGTTTATCGCCTCTAAATTTCGGTACATCcctttttttcattcctttttccatatggtttttattttttattatatatatttcaaattttttgttcccttttggtttTGCAGGTTTGCTAGGAACACAACCCAGCaggttttaattcttctattATTCCTTTTGGTCACTAGCAGATGAGAAAACTATGATGATTGAATATACTTAAATCATGAAACTTCTATGATTATCTATGTTGCAGTGTTGGTTGATGTTTTTATTGATTCCTGTTCATTATGTAAGGCAAATTTAGACAGTAgtcaatttttttcctaaattataaataagtaagTTTGTTCATTTGTAAAAAATAGTGTTGAtctattgtttatttatttattttgggtcgGATGGGAGTGAAGataaagaattttaatttatacatGGGCTTGTTATGAGTATCATCTCGGAGTAAATTCTTGGATTTTAGTAActggtcataaatttttattctattttgagtCCACCCCTGCACTAcattatttttcatgaaaatgattgatgtgaattcaattaaatttcaaaatgagaGTAATAAGTTAAAACTTAATGGACCTCATCAATCATGTACAACATGTGATGATAAATCCTTACCTTTTttcctgcttttttttttctttttctttttctaaggaaaaaaattgttagtgatggtgaaaaaaaaagttaggagaTTCTTGAGCACATCGAAACAGTATACTTCTTTATTCTCAATTACTCAGTAAATTTGACTTTCAAGAAGTTGGAAATTTATTTGGCCTGGGATCCATCTGCTTTTCACGTATTCAAGGATTCTATGACTTCTAGATCCCTTGCATCTTTTCTACATGTGTACTTCtgcattttgtttctttattccCTGTAATTTGATGCTTTACTCATTTgacaattgttttttatttatggtgAGTAAAATATCTTTGACATGTGAACAAAGATATTAAGAATAAACTTTATAGCTGACACTAAACATGACTGGAGGGAAGGAACCAAGCAATACAAGTTCATTGAGCATTGCTTGCATCAGTTGATAGGCAAAAGCAACCATGGCTAATTTTTCTTGCACATCGAGTACTTGGTTATTCATCTGGTATCAGCTATGCAGTTGAAGGATCATTTGAGGAACCAATGGGGAGGGAGAGCCTGCAAAAGTATCAAAATTGGTGATTTTCTTGGAACTGAAGAAGAAGTACTTGTAGTGAGGACTTGCTTCAGAATACAGCAGTCTTAGAAAGGATGGTTATTTCTTGGTCTAAAGAATCTCAGGGCAAGGTCAAAAGAAAAAGGCAGCTAATGATCATCTACTAACACTTTCGAAAGGGTCATTGAATGAGTTTCTATAATTGAGACCGAAAGGTGCTGGACTCATGTAATGTCGTAGTtttcatatatgatatatctaaTAAGAGAGGATACTAACAATGCCAACCatagagcaaaaataatttcaaaaaggTATACAACAGAAGTATGAacactttcatttcattttttctgattataaaaaatcaaaatcctcaTTGCAAGTAAGAATTCTGTGGAATTTTTATATTCTCTACCAGAAAATATTTCGCTCTTTCTTCCTCCTCCCAACTATCTCCCCAACAAAAGATAGACAAAAAACCTGGTTGCCCCTCCCCCTCAATAGGTAAAGCTAAATTgtatttgaaaaggaaaaaaaaaatatatatatatatatatatatttatatatatataaggtttagaaaaatatatgaatccAGGAAGTTTAAGTTGCAAATAACATAGATGCCAATGAGCTTTAGCTCCAACTCAACTTTAACAACTtagctaaggaaaaaaaattatagaataaaaaaatgtgaaggACTGAACTGAAAGTAATATACAGAATTGTTTGACAAACTCCATAAATTAGCAAAGCAACTATCAACTAAGGCTTCCTAGGTCATATTCAGCTGCCATGGGAGTAAACCCTAGCaacaaaaccaacaaacaaACTAAAAACTGTAGAtcgaaaaaaaattgtgacgaaaaaaaaaatatatatagaatatctaATTTGTAGTTGTTACAAAACATTGCAATGACTAGCATTTGGTCAGTATTTGAAAGAAATGaacaagataaaaagaaaagataacatCATTGCTAACATAGAGAAGACAATCAAAAGGTTGGAAGAGGAGAACAGTGCAGCAAAAAGATCTATaattccaaatatatatatatatatcatcccactcatatatataacattatgtTACGCTTCCCTATCTGTCAGCCCACTCATCCATCAGGATATTGAAATATAATAGGCTCATCAGTAAATCAACTAACTCTGATTCTCAATCTTGGCAAACTTGACCAAACATGAGATTCCTAGAA
This genomic window contains:
- the LOC126694755 gene encoding uncharacterized protein LOC126694755 — encoded protein: MSSASSNQSVVRDGTEYEDVYPSGHKDQESPGESRSPSASSSSSTNEDVEIVEVEGSDDDGDQQLESVVGADGLRQFIMLPEWTVHRFTSVIRERHFSTFRTNFQIPDYVSIRLPYVSEKCYYEGVDGVGVYEQALKAGLRFPLSTLHRELLQYLGLSVTQISPNAWRVFIAMEILYGAMSNGERKLTVREFLHCYRPDEISGSRGMYSFASRSPLLKVIFETPDSNRDWKSRYFFLEGDRWMNHPGETEFMPVDTTWAVINQTRRRRPQVSLEEFSFLEKVCKKTTPEERTWAKLVNPRTIHWYCDGPEPTQEAIRYDERVHKQMDDAKRRALIKSQAVKKRESGEEVPKASASVPKRKLTTKSDRPFKQPKVSLEPVVGLMAEGNKAVTPAKQGKGKGLMAVPDDKQERPPSLLRDDSKYALEKLSSIITAEDYEDLGNHSTEAMGETGLFAVAQSLVMMKGLLDRCLNRESSLDRVRAKAQQTEEELGQLQRWRSKMEKKLELSEQARKELEEKTATSLTVIENKEAEIKRLKEEIRQAKVAAVEEYRCSESCLGELSDSFLQGFDDSLRQVKKAYPELDLTMVKLEDQAQTSALPVASENTEDLFGDGAAQGDGESAPSKDVPDAEEKKD